A single genomic interval of Macadamia integrifolia cultivar HAES 741 chromosome 6, SCU_Mint_v3, whole genome shotgun sequence harbors:
- the LOC122081175 gene encoding protein FAM32A-like — protein sequence MSEYENVVGGRLKLKGKALDVKAGGVKKKKKQKKNYDEITEVKGNELSTGGSTGMSDTSEALNEANQSGGDGNATAHNDHLTPAERRYLEQKEQIELQRLAKTSNKSHRDRIQDFNQYLANMSEHYDIPKVGPG from the exons ATGTCAGAATATGAAAATGTTGTTGGTGGGAGGCTGAAGCTGAAGGGAAAAGCCCTGGATGTTAAAGCTGGTGGcgtcaagaagaagaagaagcagaagaagaattaTGATGAAATAACTGAAGTCAAAGGGAATGAGCTTTCAACAG GTGGAAGTACAGGAATGTCCGACACTAGTGAGGCCTTAAATGAGGCCAACCAATCGGGCGGGGATGGAAATGCTACTGCTCACAATGATCATCTAACACCTGCTGAGAGGCGGTATCTTGAGCAGAAGGAGCAAATTGAACTCCAAAGGCTGGCCAAGACTTCCAATAAATCACACCGTGATCGCATTCAGGATTTCAACCAGTATCTGGCAAATATGAGTGAGCACTATGACATTCCTAAAGTTGGCCCAGGCTGA
- the LOC122081111 gene encoding probable plastid-lipid-associated protein 8, chloroplastic gives MASLALFSTFKGPEIPKSQALFSASRPSTKPFIISFPLRSQRKISSISASVSTQEVLTSPDDLVTSILSKVTETDRGVLLPKEGHCEVAEVAQQLKEYCVDKPVTCPLIFGEWDVVYCSRPTSPGGGFRSGLGRLVFKTNDMIQEVEAPDIVKNKVSFSLFGFVDGWVSLKGKLKALDDKWIQVVFEPPELKLGPLEFQYGGESEVKLEITYVDEKIRLGKGSRGSLFVFQRRI, from the exons CTCTATTTTCTGCTTCCAGACCTTCGACCAAGCCATTCATAATTTCTTTTCCACTTAGGTCTCAGAGGAAAATCTCGAGCATCTCTGCTTCGGTCTCGACTCAGGAGGTTCTCACCAGTCCGGATGATCTCGTCACGTCGATTCTCTCCAAG GTGACTGAAACAGATAGAGGAGTATTGCTACCAAAAGAAGGGCACTGTGAAGTTGCAGAGGTGGCCcagcaattgaaggagtactgtGTTGACAAGCCTGTGACATGCCCACTTATATTTGGAG AGTGGGACGTAGTCTACTGTTCACGGCCAACTTCACCTGGGGGTGGCTTCCGGAGTGGATTGGGTCGCCTTGTGTTCAAAACAAATGACATGATACAGGAAGTCGAAGCTCCAGACATTGTGAAAAACAAGGTgtccttttctttatttgggTTCGTTGATGGATGGGTTTCATTAAAAG gtAAACTGAAGGCCTTGGATGATAAATGGATTCAAGTAGTATTTGAGCCCCCTGAGCTGAAACTTGGGCCATTGGAATTCCAATATGGTGGTGAAAGTGAGGTTAAACTAGAGATCACCTACGTAGATGAGAAGATTAGGTTGGGGAAAGGGTCTAGAGGTTCCCTCTTTGTCTTCCAAAGACGCATATAA